TATATTCCAATTTGAGATGGAGgggtttctttttttaatacaaGAATAAAGATCTATTTGCCTAAGGGTGGAATTTTCCTTGGAAGCAGCATGTTAATAACAAATATCTTGTTAGTAAACCTTTTTTGCAGATATATCTCTATTATGTTGCCAAACCGTTGCTCTTTGATTTGTAATGTGTTGTTTAGTTTGCATGGATGcgatcttttatatgattaggTATATGTGCCAATAAATTAAGTTTTAGGGCAATAAGAAACATGGTGTTCTTTCAAACAAATGAATTCTTAAATGAATTGACCAATAGACCTAGAATTGTTAATTTTACATGTCCATGAAAAGTAGGGTATGTTAATCCTTTCATCTCCGCATTAGGTTTCTATCACTAGTATTATAAAATTTAACTTGATTGGCCACACTATCATGATAGGAAGCTAGTGTTTCTTTATTGATATCTTCCCTAAAGTCATAAAGTGGGTGATCATATACAGAGTAGGGTTGCAAGCTGACCAGGTTGGTTCAGAGATGAGTATAATCCAAATCTAATCCATAGTTGAAGGGGGTCAAAGAATTGCATCCAAACCAATCCAATTTTCTCGGGTTTAGATTAGATTGATATAACTTTATCTACCCAAAAAATTCTTGGGTTAAAGTCTAATAAAAAATAGTCTAAACATAAATCATAACAAACATATATAAATCGGTAATCTAATTATATTATAAACATATTACGCGATAAAATAATAGtaaacaataaataaatattatcaaaaatatTATACATGAGATTTGACTAATTATCTTGATACATAATCATTAGTAACACATATTATGGATAAATTATGTAATaaaagtagatttttttttttaaggagcaTTTTGAAATATATAGGATACTGCTTTTGAAATGGTTCGGGTCAGTTTGGGTTCAGTTTAAGACTTTAAGGATCcaaactttatatatatatatatatatatatatatatatatatatatatatatatatatatatatatatatatatatatatatatatatatatatatatatgaaatgggtcattttttaaaattcaagcCTAATCCAAATAACTCAATTTGGGCTGCACTGAATTAATTTCAAATCGATTCTAGGTCCGAAACAAGTCAATTCAATCCACTTGCAAAGAAAATACGCTTTAGTCACTAAAGGATAGCGTACAAAATATGATCAGCTAAATTTTTTTATCACCTGTTAAATGAAACTAACAATAATGAGGTAATATGGTAGAAATTTTTCTATCTATAGTTTAGAGTACCCAAGGTGGGTTAAAGTCATGCTGCTATCATTGTCAATAATCTTGCATATAATATGGTGTTTCATAACTATTATTTCATCTTGACTTAATAAAGAAATATGAATAAAGTAacactagaagccaattttgaaaTAGTTTAATAACTTAGAGTATCATTAAATTAATATGATTCTTTATACAATTTTCTCTTGCATTGCTGTGGTTAAAAGAAAGCACCATCTCAAagaggtcaaaaaaaaaaaaaaaaggaaaggagaaggaaagaaagaagccaCCATATTAAAGTGCAACATTACCTGAATGATGTTTATAACTGAGATATCAtagtcttttttttaaaaaaaagaaaaaagagaaaaatgggGGCCTAGAATGACATCCTATATTTGATGGGGACTAATTagcaaaaactatttttcttatttttcttcccaAATGCTCCTGTGCGTGAGGATTCCGTCAAGTAGGTCACAATATAGGATAGGTAAATAAAACTTTCTGTTCTTCCAACACTACGATATGGAATCTTTCGACGATCGTATtccattcaaaagaaaaaatgtttGACGATTATATCAAGAATGCGCGCATTTCGGGGTCAAATCGGCCGTCTCCGGGTACCCCTTCCCTGCGTTCGAGGTCGTCGCGGAGTCCTCGCCGCCCttcgccgcctcctcctcccgcCCCTCCGCCTCCTCTGCCGAGTCGTTGCCATGGCCGACAAGCCCGACAAAGAGCCCCCCCAAGAAGAGCTCCGGCCGTGGGAGCCGCCCTTCGACCCCTCGAAGCCTTCCACCCCCATCTCCTACCCAATCACCAACCTGGATGCCCTCGAGTCCAGGTCCTACTTCGAATCTTTCCACTTCCCTTTCAACAAAGCCTCtgtccctctcccctcctccgcGGCCGGGGTTTTGCCGGCGCGGCGGAGGCTTCTGGCTTGCCACGACTTCAAGGGCGGGTACCGGGACGACATCTGGGTCCAGGGCGGGGCTAACCCGGGCGCCTACGCCATATGGCACTGGCACCTCATGGACGTCTTCATCTACTTCTCCCACTACCTCGTCACGCTGCCGCCGCCGTGCTGGACAAACGCCGCCCACACCCACGGCGTAAAGGTACGATCTTTCCTGTGGTTTCCTTTCGAAATAGGGTTCTCTTCTCCTTCGACAAGGTGGTTGAGTAATCTTGGATTGGTGGATTTGTTGCGCTCTTTTCTAGAGGGTCATTTAAATCTTTTGGATTGTGGGGTTTGATTAGGCGTCTAtgtgattttcttgtgtagttTGTTCGACTACGTTGGGAGCTGTAACATGTGACTGATGATGTTTTCTGAGTGATCGGACTACTTACATTTTTAAGAAATTATGAAGTAAAATCAATGGGAGTTTAATGCTGTATTCTTGGGTTGGTGATGCGTGGAGCCAACGAAAGAGTCTAGGATTACCAGGTCTCTACATAGATGAACTGTGTATATAAAAGAAACAACTGTGGTTTATATAATTGAACAGGAAAGCTTGCGTGTCGATGTTTATTAATTTCATGTTTTCATCGATTATGGATATGAAGGTGTTGGGAACGTTCCTCACAGAATGGGATGAAGGCGCTGCGATTTGCAACACATTGCTTTCATCAAAAACATCTGCTCGAATGTATGCTGAGCGGTTGACAGAACTAGCTACAGCCTTGGGCTTTGATGGCTGGCTGGTAATTCACATTAATCCTTTATTTTTTGCCTTTCGTCCTCTAGTCCATTCACTTTCTTGCATCTGGTTGCGTTATTTGTTCGTTAATTCTGATTTCTTGAACTTTTTCGCATAACTAGAACTTAGataatcatcataaacttgGGGGGCATGTATTAGTATGTCTTCTGTAATCCGGTCCTATGGAACTGTGTGATTGCCTGATAGGGGATTTGTTTGTTTGATTACTGTTTGGAGGCCTTTTCTTTAGAATCTTTTGAGAGCTGACATTGTAAAATGTTTTTAAGGTCAATATGGAAGTTAACTTGGACTTGCAGCAAATTGATAACTTGAAAGAGTTTATTCGTCACCTGTCTCAGACTATGCACTCCTCTGTCCCAGGATCCTTGGTCATATGGTgataaaacatttttttttttgttctttaacATTAGAACTTTGTTACTTCTCTTCAAGAATTGTACTATCATTTCATTTATTTGATTATGTAGGTATGATGCTGTGACCGTAGATGGTAAACTTGACTGGCAAGATCAGctgaatgaaaaaaataaacctTTTTTTGATGTATGTGATGGTATTCTTGTAAATTATTCTTGGAAGGTTGGTAGCCTGTTCTCCATTTTTCCCCCCTTTCCCCAATTCTCTGGAAATTggattttccttttctatataaATCTTGCATTTAGATCTTTCCAAATCTTGCAGGAAAAGTACCCTGAAGTTTCAGCTACTGTTGCTGGCAATCGAAGGTTTGATGTATATATGGGTATTGACATTTTTGGCAGAAATACATATGGTGGCGGGCAGTGGAATGTATGTTGCCTATCGCTTATGAGATTACCTGCTGGATTTCTTTAATTTCTCTTActcagaagaaaaggaaaaaactgGTTGAAGTATAAAGAGATCTTTTAATGTAGTTGGAAAGGGGAGAACATGATACTACTGTTACTGCATCAATCATTAGGTTAAGAAGTTGCTACCACACAGTACTCTCCATGAGCTAGAATTGGCCCTCGAAACTGAAAAAAAACCTTATATTCCTTATGAATCATTCGCTGGATAACTCCATGCGAAGTTGCAACAAGATGTTGGAATACTCAAGTTGCAAAAAGTAGCTGCATATTTTTGTTGAGTTTCATATAGAAACACCTCCATGCTTCAATACGTTTTTTTCTGTGATGAATGTTGCAGTTCTGGTGTTTAAACATCTCATTCTAATCCTATAACTAGATATGACTCAGGAAGATAATGAAATAGGCTTTGGTGAAGTACTTTACTTGGCAGGCAATGTACCCTGTGCTATGCTTGCTGGCAAATGGCCCCAGCTTTAACATATAACCAAAGCCATAATCATGTACATTAGGAGGACCAAGGCACGCATCACAAGCAGCAGATTTATTGCTATAAGTACTGTGCTAGATTCTACTGAAGGATTTACTTTTTTCCTCCCTGTAattggcatttttttttaactatggCTCACTGTATTAACTTATACCTTGCTTTTTTTAATCATCCCAGACAAATATTGCGCTTGATTTACTGAAGAATGATGACATTTCAGCTGCCATATTTGCTCCTGGATGGGTATATGAAACTGAACAACAACCTGACTTTCATACTGCACAAAATCGGTAACACATTGTTATTTGATTTTTGTAAAGTTGTAAATATTGTTTGTCGAGGTACCTGGTGACTATACCACTTGTACGAGAGATAGTCCTGTAGAGATTATAAGCTGTTCTTTAACTTCATGTGCCTGATTCTGTTTCCCGCTACCAGCTGCTTATAAGAAATCCCAAATAGTTTCAACTTGGATCATACTAGAAATCAAAAACATAAGCTACCTAGTTCTTGGAGTTACCTGCATAAATCATCTTTTCTTTCAAGTTATGGGATGCCTACACTCTAGGATTGTCCTCAAGCAGTTAAATGTAACCTGAATCAATTCCACAGAGGCTCAAAAGTTGATATGTGGGATGGGCAATATTGGGGGCCTGCGGATTGCTTGCTAAGTCACACATGATGGTGAAACGCACCCCTCCCAAGTGAAACAAAATAAATGCCACTTGTCTGCATGCTAAAACATATTAGTTTTGTAGAGCCATTGCTTAGAGGAGTGATTCTCTGACCCTCATGTAGGAAAGACAGGACCAgatcaaataataataacataTTATCAACCTCCCTAGGTCTTAGAGAAAAAAGTGCTTGAGGGGTCATATGAGATTGGCCATGGAAGCAGGAAATTTGCAGTTTGGGGGATTGTTTGATAGTTCATGTGGACCAGAAATGCTTTAGACCTGTCAGATAAATCTAGTTTATGCTTTAGACAACTTGATAGTTTAGTATCAAGGTTTCCTCCAAGAAATATTGAGACTGTGTAGCTGTTAGAGGAACTTTTGGATACTTTATCATCAATTCT
The Phoenix dactylifera cultivar Barhee BC4 chromosome 3, palm_55x_up_171113_PBpolish2nd_filt_p, whole genome shotgun sequence DNA segment above includes these coding regions:
- the LOC103717481 gene encoding cytosolic endo-beta-N-acetylglucosaminidase 1, whose product is MRAFRGQIGRLRVPLPCVRGRRGVLAALRRLLLPPLRLLCRVVAMADKPDKEPPQEELRPWEPPFDPSKPSTPISYPITNLDALESRSYFESFHFPFNKASVPLPSSAAGVLPARRRLLACHDFKGGYRDDIWVQGGANPGAYAIWHWHLMDVFIYFSHYLVTLPPPCWTNAAHTHGVKVLGTFLTEWDEGAAICNTLLSSKTSARMYAERLTELATALGFDGWLVNMEVNLDLQQIDNLKEFIRHLSQTMHSSVPGSLVIWYDAVTVDGKLDWQDQLNEKNKPFFDVCDGILVNYSWKEKYPEVSATVAGNRRFDVYMGIDIFGRNTYGGGQWNTNIALDLLKNDDISAAIFAPGWVYETEQQPDFHTAQNRWWGLVEQSWGRLQSYPKLLPFYSNFDQGHGYHFSIEGLQVADDPWNNISCQGFQPLIHNFMNSQTDVQAFINFKDASYSGGGNITAKGSLKDNTSFSTMLFCGELPLEDLPVHILYSVKLIGNSILGLCLEFSSEINGRISILIINDTQTFPTVNHLTNKYDEIICSQVRKTKMEALADAAWIVYEASVKMSGYTLTGIHVVGYNMRRPGVTESATVDSTKIENETVSTDGFSSYCASLGHITIRTSEQNMEFPPADSWITDGQHISWTSRSQGTKDVSLKIAWKLKSGSTTSFMKYSIYVEKIAKEATSDRIYKVPSYLGIAKVETFYVSDLDVPSEVTSLRFIIQVCGLDGACQKLCESPAFVLAVEGH